In Methylosinus sp. C49, one DNA window encodes the following:
- a CDS encoding chemotaxis protein CheW produces MTDAALLESRQCLMLGVGGEIFAIDAESVREILDPAPVTEVPGARDFVRGLINVRGKVVPMADLRPRFGMEVEPATADTRFVVIEIDLDGEPTVVGIVADKVYEVAELPRASLGPAPRIGMRWRPELVKHIGRWKDDFLVVPDIERIFN; encoded by the coding sequence ATGACGGATGCGGCGTTGCTCGAAAGCAGGCAGTGCCTCATGCTGGGCGTCGGCGGCGAAATTTTCGCGATCGACGCCGAGAGCGTGCGCGAAATTCTCGATCCGGCGCCCGTGACCGAAGTGCCGGGCGCGCGCGATTTCGTGCGCGGTCTCATCAATGTGCGCGGCAAGGTCGTGCCGATGGCCGATCTGCGCCCGCGTTTTGGAATGGAGGTCGAACCGGCAACCGCCGACACGCGATTCGTCGTCATCGAGATCGATCTCGACGGCGAGCCGACCGTCGTCGGGATCGTCGCCGATAAGGTCTATGAGGTCGCCGAGCTGCCGCGCGCCTCGCTCGGGCCGGCGCCGCGCATCGGCATGCGCTGGCGGCCCGAGCTCGTGAAACACATCGGCCGATGGAAGGACGACTTCCTCGTCGTTCCGGACATCGAGCGCATCTTCAACTGA
- a CDS encoding chemotaxis protein CheA: MNDADKTFREEADELLEQLEQALLDLEKMPSDKELIDSAFRALHTLKGSGAMFGFQKVSAFVHNFETAFDQVRKGRASPSPELVAVALLAKDHVRIQIEEPEAADEAYGGRILERLRQVVEGADSASVETPAAADVAGAQPSTERATWHIRFSFDQRVLVNGTNPLLLIDELRTLGDLRLSVCADAVPPLEALDPQICYFTWEATLVTDQPRSAIEDVFIFVLDEMRLEIERFEEQAPQPAEEALPAPVEGAQAPMRRGSDSDGRGAGTVRVQAEKVDELMDRVGELVIAQARLSQLAGAASLDIKSIAEEIERLAANLRDVTMGIRMVPIGSLFGRYRRLIHDLSSELGKPVDLVMSGEETELDKTMIERLADPLVHLIRNALDHGLEDANSRVAAGKPSTGRIRLAASHSGAEVLITVSDDGRGLDVARIRAKAVANGLIAEDATMTDAEIHQLIFHPGFSTAQAITKLSGRGVGMDVVKRAIEALRGAIDVTSKYGEGAEVTLRLPLTLAIIEGLLVRVGDGRYVIPLSSVEECVELSAAGEAGSRGRSFLNIRGELVPFLRLREFFATRSPPDPHQKVVIVSFGDQRVGLVVDQIIGSHQTVIKSLSKLHADVPSFSGATILGDGAVALIFDIPHLVDLGQAHDEQRKVKEMEAA, translated from the coding sequence ATGAACGACGCAGACAAGACCTTTCGCGAGGAAGCCGACGAACTCCTGGAGCAGCTCGAACAGGCGCTGCTCGATCTCGAGAAAATGCCATCCGACAAAGAACTGATCGATAGCGCCTTCCGCGCCCTGCACACGCTCAAGGGATCGGGCGCGATGTTCGGCTTTCAGAAGGTGTCCGCCTTCGTTCACAATTTCGAGACGGCGTTCGACCAGGTGCGCAAAGGTCGCGCCTCGCCGAGCCCCGAGCTCGTCGCCGTCGCGCTGCTCGCCAAGGACCATGTTCGCATCCAGATCGAGGAGCCTGAAGCGGCCGACGAGGCATATGGCGGCCGCATTCTCGAACGACTGCGGCAGGTCGTCGAAGGCGCGGATTCCGCGAGCGTCGAGACGCCTGCGGCCGCCGATGTGGCCGGCGCGCAGCCGAGCACGGAGCGCGCTACTTGGCATATTCGCTTTTCCTTCGACCAACGTGTGCTCGTCAATGGAACCAATCCACTGCTGCTCATCGACGAATTGCGCACGCTCGGCGACTTGCGGCTCAGCGTCTGCGCGGACGCCGTTCCGCCGCTCGAAGCGCTCGATCCGCAGATTTGCTATTTCACCTGGGAGGCGACGCTCGTCACCGATCAGCCTCGCTCAGCCATCGAGGACGTCTTCATCTTCGTGCTAGACGAAATGCGTCTCGAGATCGAACGTTTCGAAGAGCAAGCGCCCCAACCGGCTGAAGAGGCGCTCCCCGCGCCGGTGGAAGGCGCCCAGGCGCCCATGCGCCGCGGCTCGGACAGCGACGGACGCGGCGCGGGGACAGTGCGCGTGCAAGCGGAAAAAGTCGACGAGCTGATGGATCGCGTCGGCGAGCTCGTCATCGCACAGGCGCGCTTGTCGCAGCTCGCAGGCGCAGCGAGCCTCGACATCAAATCGATCGCCGAAGAGATCGAGCGGCTGGCCGCCAATCTTCGCGACGTCACCATGGGTATTCGCATGGTGCCGATCGGCTCGCTGTTCGGTCGCTATCGTCGGCTCATCCACGATCTCTCGAGCGAACTCGGCAAGCCCGTCGATCTGGTGATGTCGGGCGAGGAGACCGAGCTCGACAAGACGATGATTGAACGCCTCGCCGACCCACTCGTGCATCTCATTCGCAATGCGCTCGACCACGGACTAGAGGACGCCAATAGCCGCGTCGCCGCCGGCAAGCCGTCGACCGGACGCATCCGACTCGCCGCCAGCCATTCCGGCGCGGAGGTGCTGATCACCGTCTCTGACGATGGGCGCGGGCTCGATGTGGCGCGTATCCGCGCCAAAGCGGTCGCCAACGGCCTCATCGCCGAAGACGCGACGATGACTGACGCCGAGATTCATCAGCTCATCTTCCACCCCGGCTTCTCAACGGCGCAGGCGATCACCAAGCTCTCGGGACGCGGCGTCGGCATGGATGTGGTCAAGCGGGCGATCGAAGCTCTACGCGGCGCGATCGACGTGACGAGCAAATATGGAGAGGGCGCCGAGGTCACACTGCGCTTGCCGCTGACACTGGCGATCATCGAGGGTCTGCTGGTGCGCGTCGGCGATGGTCGTTACGTCATTCCTCTGTCGTCCGTCGAGGAGTGCGTCGAACTCAGCGCGGCCGGAGAGGCCGGCTCGAGGGGACGTAGCTTCCTCAATATCCGCGGCGAGCTCGTGCCGTTCCTGCGACTGCGAGAATTCTTCGCGACGAGAAGTCCGCCGGATCCGCATCAAAAGGTCGTCATCGTCTCATTTGGCGACCAACGCGTCGGTCTCGTCGTGGACCAGATCATCGGCAGTCATCAGACGGTGATCAAGTCGCTCTCCAAGTTGCACGCAGACGTTCCCTCGTTCTCAGGCGCCACGATCCTCGGCGACGGCGCCGTGGCCCTCATTTTCGACATTCCGCACCTCGTCGATCTCGGCCAGGCGCATGACGAGCAGCGCAAAGTCAAAGAGATGGAGGCGGCATGA
- a CDS encoding methyl-accepting chemotaxis protein has translation MRYTVKAKLTAAFGVVILLSAAAGAVSLTKLSALNENIEKIVSERVKRLEMTEELKGHMLMGLRAEKNAVLAPSDEETARWVEDAQKERRTGNALRDELFASANAHGKEILDKLKGAADRKDAIQDKILNGARLNSNNKALVLLDGEGAIAMQELDGTIARLTKQLLDNSIGGYALDLERIDSNAKRIVIDVLGLIGSSEMVDLEAKLKPLKEKVAALNASVDTYKARAVKIGASLPFDAFYASFDRWAKIVDRVIAIAHDGGNVIAASLTRGEGAKLTGELMKIADEYIKWQHDQLADAKAKADSDYEQARMLLIAVLAGSVVVAVGAAVWIGYSISRGLGRAVGLAEAVASGDLTRDIEAEANDEIGDLINALKTMVVNLREIIAKTSNAAHNVASGAQELSASAEQLSQGATEQASSAEEASASMEEMASNIKQNADNANQTETIAHQSARNAEASGEAVDRAVTAMQTIADKIGIVQEIARQTDLLALNAAVEAARAGEHGKGFAVVASEVRKLAERSQTAAAEIGVLSTDTVKAAREAGEMLTKLVPDIRRTASLVEEITSACREQDAGAAQINQAIQQLDKVTQQNASSSEEVSATSEELSSQAEQLQATIAFFRLGDDSNASIAGRGATQPPVRQLRDKAMSAAAELAHRSTADRARPRSARPAMKATGTGGFVLDLSHGEDELDAEFRRG, from the coding sequence ATGCGGTACACAGTCAAAGCCAAGCTCACCGCCGCCTTCGGCGTGGTGATCCTTCTCTCGGCGGCGGCCGGAGCGGTGTCGCTGACCAAGCTCTCAGCGCTGAACGAAAATATCGAGAAGATCGTCAGCGAGCGAGTGAAGCGGCTGGAGATGACCGAGGAGCTCAAAGGCCATATGCTGATGGGCCTTCGCGCGGAAAAGAACGCCGTGCTCGCGCCGAGCGACGAAGAGACGGCGCGATGGGTCGAGGACGCGCAGAAGGAGAGGCGAACGGGGAATGCGCTGCGCGATGAGCTCTTCGCCAGCGCGAACGCCCATGGAAAGGAGATCCTCGACAAGTTGAAGGGCGCCGCCGATCGCAAGGACGCGATCCAGGACAAGATTTTGAATGGCGCACGGCTGAATTCCAACAACAAGGCGCTCGTGCTTCTCGATGGCGAGGGCGCGATCGCGATGCAGGAGCTGGACGGGACGATCGCGCGATTGACCAAGCAGCTGCTCGACAACAGCATTGGCGGTTATGCGTTGGATCTGGAGCGCATCGACAGCAATGCGAAGCGCATCGTTATCGATGTGCTCGGCCTCATCGGCTCTTCGGAAATGGTCGATCTCGAGGCGAAGCTCAAGCCGCTGAAGGAAAAAGTTGCCGCTCTGAACGCGAGCGTCGACACCTATAAGGCGAGGGCCGTGAAGATCGGCGCATCTCTTCCCTTCGACGCATTCTACGCATCATTCGATCGCTGGGCAAAGATCGTCGACCGCGTGATCGCGATCGCGCATGACGGCGGGAATGTCATCGCAGCGAGCCTGACACGTGGAGAGGGCGCGAAGCTCACAGGCGAGCTCATGAAGATCGCAGACGAATATATCAAATGGCAGCATGATCAGCTCGCCGACGCCAAAGCCAAGGCCGACTCCGATTACGAGCAGGCACGAATGCTGCTCATCGCGGTGCTGGCCGGCTCCGTCGTCGTCGCAGTGGGCGCAGCGGTCTGGATCGGCTATTCGATCAGTCGCGGCCTCGGCCGCGCGGTCGGCCTCGCCGAAGCCGTCGCGAGTGGCGACCTGACCCGCGATATCGAGGCCGAGGCCAATGACGAGATCGGCGATCTCATCAATGCGCTGAAGACGATGGTCGTCAATTTGCGCGAGATCATCGCCAAGACGTCCAATGCCGCCCACAATGTCGCATCCGGCGCACAGGAGCTTTCGGCTTCCGCCGAGCAGCTCTCGCAGGGCGCGACCGAGCAGGCCTCTTCGGCCGAGGAAGCTTCCGCTTCCATGGAGGAGATGGCCTCCAACATCAAGCAGAACGCCGACAACGCCAACCAGACCGAGACGATCGCGCATCAATCGGCGCGTAACGCCGAAGCGAGCGGCGAGGCCGTCGACCGCGCCGTAACGGCGATGCAGACGATCGCCGACAAGATCGGCATCGTGCAGGAGATCGCCAGACAGACCGATCTGCTCGCGCTCAATGCCGCCGTCGAGGCGGCGCGCGCCGGGGAGCACGGCAAAGGCTTTGCTGTCGTCGCCTCCGAGGTTCGCAAGCTGGCCGAACGCAGCCAGACGGCCGCGGCGGAGATCGGCGTGCTGTCGACCGATACGGTGAAGGCGGCGCGCGAGGCCGGCGAAATGCTGACGAAACTCGTCCCCGATATCCGCCGCACCGCTTCGCTCGTGGAAGAGATCACCTCGGCCTGCCGTGAGCAGGACGCCGGCGCGGCGCAGATCAACCAGGCGATCCAGCAGCTCGACAAGGTGACGCAGCAGAATGCGAGCTCGTCGGAGGAAGTGTCCGCGACCTCGGAGGAGCTATCGAGCCAGGCCGAGCAGCTGCAGGCGACGATCGCCTTCTTCCGTCTCGGCGATGACTCGAACGCCTCGATCGCAGGGCGCGGGGCGACGCAGCCTCCGGTTCGCCAATTGCGCGACAAGGCGATGTCAGCCGCCGCCGAACTCGCTCATCGTTCGACAGCCGACCGCGCCAGACCGCGGTCCGCGAGACCGGCGATGAAAGCCACGGGGACGGGCGGCTTCGTCCTCGATCTCTCGCACGGAGAGGACGAGCTGGATGCGGAATTCCGGCGCGGGTGA
- a CDS encoding methyl-accepting chemotaxis protein, with protein MRYTVKAKLATAFGVVIALSAVAGAVSYVKLAALNENVDVIVNGRVKRLTLAEDMKVAALDSIRSEKNAILATTDEETARWAEDAVKKQRQMLTLRDEAYLGTHAHGKEILDRFKSAAERRAVVQDKTLAAANQNSNNKANALFSGEGEIAGQEAKSALDRLAEQTFKATGSAAVDLELTRLRTEMERMRGDINRYISVSNIVELEPRFKSLQAEAATLRAGVEAFRAKGTKLGMAPQFDQFVAAFDRWLKICDRTIVLVREGGNVVASDLSRGEGAKLSAEMLRGLDDYLSYQTDRLAEGKAQAQTDYEQARVLLMLVLAASLVVAFGAAVWIGLNISRGLARAVGLANAVAIGDLSETIAVKTDDEVADLIKALNAMTANLNATAVIADKIAAGDLTVEAKPLSDKDTLGIALQRMVENLREIIVKATNAASNVAAGAQELSASAEQLSQGATEQASSAEEASASMEEMASNIKQNADNANQTETIAHQSARNAEASGEAVDRAVTAMQTIADKIGIVQEIARQTDLLALNAAVEAARAGEHGKGFAVVASEVRKLAERSQTAAAEIGVLSTDTVKAAREAGEMLTKLVPDIRRTASLVEEITSACREQDTGAGQINQAIQQLDKVTQQNASSSEEVSATSEELSSQAEQLQETIAYFRLGDTPAAALTARSGAHPPVRRLREKAMSAAAELAHRANPEKARQRPGKLSVKGTGSGGFVLDLSGGEDAMDAEFRRG; from the coding sequence ATGCGTTATACAGTCAAAGCAAAGCTCGCGACCGCCTTCGGCGTCGTCATCGCGCTCTCGGCGGTGGCGGGAGCAGTTTCGTATGTGAAGCTCGCCGCGCTCAACGAGAATGTCGACGTGATCGTGAACGGTCGCGTCAAGCGGTTGACGTTGGCGGAAGACATGAAGGTCGCGGCGCTCGACAGCATTCGTTCCGAGAAGAACGCCATTCTCGCCACGACCGATGAAGAGACCGCTCGTTGGGCGGAAGACGCCGTGAAGAAGCAGCGGCAAATGCTCACACTCCGCGATGAAGCCTACCTGGGCACACATGCACACGGCAAGGAGATTCTGGATCGCTTCAAATCGGCTGCAGAGCGGCGAGCCGTCGTGCAGGACAAGACGCTCGCCGCCGCCAACCAGAACTCCAATAACAAGGCCAACGCCCTTTTTTCCGGAGAGGGAGAGATCGCGGGCCAGGAGGCGAAGTCCGCGCTCGACAGGCTCGCCGAACAGACGTTCAAAGCGACGGGCAGCGCGGCCGTCGACCTGGAGCTCACGCGGCTGCGCACGGAAATGGAACGGATGCGTGGCGACATCAACCGCTATATTTCCGTCTCGAATATAGTGGAGCTCGAACCGCGGTTCAAATCTCTGCAGGCGGAAGCCGCAACTCTGCGCGCCGGCGTCGAGGCGTTCCGCGCCAAGGGGACGAAGCTCGGCATGGCGCCGCAGTTCGACCAATTCGTCGCGGCTTTCGACCGCTGGCTGAAGATCTGCGATCGAACGATCGTTCTGGTGCGGGAGGGCGGCAATGTCGTCGCCAGCGATCTCTCGCGGGGCGAGGGAGCGAAGCTGTCGGCGGAGATGCTCAGGGGACTCGACGACTATCTCTCGTATCAGACGGATCGTCTGGCGGAAGGCAAAGCCCAGGCGCAGACCGACTATGAGCAGGCGCGCGTGCTGCTGATGCTGGTGCTCGCCGCTTCGCTCGTCGTAGCGTTCGGGGCGGCCGTGTGGATCGGCTTGAACATCAGCCGTGGACTCGCCCGCGCCGTGGGCCTCGCCAACGCCGTGGCGATCGGCGATCTGAGCGAGACGATCGCCGTGAAAACCGATGACGAGGTCGCTGACCTCATCAAGGCGCTGAATGCGATGACCGCTAATCTAAATGCGACGGCGGTGATCGCCGACAAGATCGCTGCCGGCGATCTCACGGTTGAAGCCAAGCCGCTGTCCGACAAGGATACGCTCGGGATAGCACTCCAGCGAATGGTCGAAAATCTGCGCGAGATCATCGTGAAGGCCACGAATGCCGCGAGCAATGTCGCGGCCGGCGCCCAGGAGCTCTCGGCTTCCGCCGAGCAGCTCTCGCAGGGCGCGACCGAGCAGGCCTCTTCGGCCGAGGAAGCTTCCGCTTCCATGGAGGAGATGGCCTCCAACATCAAGCAGAACGCCGACAACGCCAACCAGACCGAGACGATCGCGCATCAATCGGCGCGTAACGCCGAAGCGAGCGGCGAGGCCGTCGACCGCGCCGTAACGGCGATGCAGACGATCGCCGACAAGATCGGCATCGTGCAGGAGATCGCCAGACAGACCGATCTGCTCGCGCTCAATGCCGCCGTCGAGGCGGCGCGCGCCGGGGAGCACGGCAAAGGCTTTGCTGTCGTCGCCTCCGAGGTTCGCAAGCTGGCCGAACGCAGCCAGACGGCCGCGGCGGAGATCGGCGTGCTGTCGACCGATACGGTGAAGGCGGCGCGCGAGGCCGGCGAAATGCTGACGAAACTCGTCCCCGATATCCGCCGCACCGCTTCGCTCGTGGAAGAGATCACCTCGGCGTGCCGAGAGCAGGACACCGGCGCCGGGCAGATCAATCAGGCTATCCAGCAGCTCGACAAGGTGACGCAGCAGAATGCGAGTTCGTCGGAGGAAGTCTCCGCGACCTCGGAAGAGCTATCGAGTCAAGCGGAGCAACTGCAGGAGACGATCGCCTATTTCCGCCTCGGCGATACCCCGGCCGCAGCGCTTACGGCGCGCAGCGGGGCGCATCCACCGGTTCGCCGACTACGCGAAAAGGCGATGTCTGCCGCCGCTGAACTCGCGCATCGCGCGAACCCCGAAAAGGCGCGTCAGCGTCCCGGGAAGCTTTCGGTCAAGGGAACGGGCTCGGGTGGATTCGTGCTCGACCTCTCCGGCGGAGAGGATGCGATGGATGCCGAATTCCGGCGTGGATGA